The DNA region TAATGAGCATTCTATATCTCCTAATGTGGGGGCTATGGCTTTATATTTAGCAAAGCTTCGTAAACATCCCCTATATAGATTTTTTAAACAGACGACTCAAAACTTATTAAAAAATTCATCCATAGGAAAAGGTTTATTGGCTTTTGATTTAAAGTTAGAGAGGAGCTTAAAAAGTTTGCTTCTTGAGAATCCTATGTTTGAATATTTAGGATTTAAATATTTTGGTCCCTTTGATGGACATGATATTCCTTTACTCATCTCAGTTTTTAAGGGAATAAAGGATAATTTGTCTTGTCCTGTGTTGATCCATGTTACCACTAAGAAGGGTATTGGACATAAAGATGCAGAGGCAACTCCATCTAAATTTCATAGTATAGGCTCGAAATCTGAAAAAGAGAAAAAGGTACCAACTTATACGGAAGTGTTTGGTAAAGCTTTAGTAGAGCTTGGAGGAATGTATCCTGAGGTTGTGGCAATAACAGCTGCTATGCCTGAAGGGACAGGACTCTCTTATTTTGCACAAAGGTTTCCTGAAAGGTTTTTTGATGTAGGAATTGCAGAACAACACGCAGTAACTTTTGCAGCAGGTCTTGCAAAAAACGGCTTAAAACCTGTAGTTGCTATATATTCAACTTTCCTACAAAGATCTTTTGATCAAATAATACACGATGTATGTCTACAAAAGTTACCTATAACATTTGTTTTGGATAGGGCAGGTATAGTAAGCGATGATGGTCCCACTCATCAGGGGATTTTTGATCTCTCATATTTGCGTTTAATTCCTAATATGGTTATCGCTGCTCCAAAAGATGAATCAGAACTTAGAGATCTCTTGTATACTGCAATCAATTATCCCGGACCCTTTGCTATAAGGTATCCCAAAGGTAAAGGAGTAGGAGTTGAATTAAAAAATAGATTTGAAAAAATTGAAATTGGAAAAAGTGAAATAGTGAAACAAGGAAGGGATGTATTGATTCTTGCTATTGGTTCAATGGTTTATCCTGCTGTTGAAGCTGGGAATATTTTGAGATCAGAAGGTATTTATCCTACGGTAGTTAATGTTAGATTTCTAAAGCCCTTAGACATATTAACTTTAGAGGAGCTAATTTTATCTCATAATACTATAATAACTGTTGAAGAAAATGTGATTACAGGAGGACTTTTTGGGGCTATAGCAGAACTAATTAACATCTTAAAAATTAATAAAAAAGTTATTCCTATTGGACTTCCTGATAAATTTATTGAGCAAGGAAATGTACAACTCTTAAGAGACATATATGGCCTTAATGAATACAAAATAGCTGAAAAAATCATAAGTGTTTTGGAAGATATTAAGGTGTAAGGCTTGAAGGAAAAGGAAAGATTAGATGTATTATTAGTAAAAAGGGGCTTTTTTGAGAGTAGGGAAAAGGCGAGAGCTGCTGTTATAGCTGGCATAGTGAAAGTAAATGGTAACGTTGTAATTAAACCTGATTTAAAAATTCCTATCGACTCTCTGATTGAAATAAAAGAGAATATACCCTATGTTAGTAAGGGCGGTTTTAAATTAAAGAAAGCAATTGATACTTTTGAAGTTGATGTCAAAGGAAAGATTGCAGTAGATATAGGAGCAAGCACGGGGGGATTTACGGATTGTCTTCTTCAAGAGGGAGCTTTAAGGGTATATGCTGTCGATGTAGGAAAAGGACAACTTCATGAGAAATTGAGAAGAGATTCAAGAGTAATATTGAAAGAAGGGATAAATGCGAGGTATTTGAAAGAAGGCGATATTCCAGAAAAGGTGGATATTGTGACTATTGATGTTTCTTTCATATCTGTTTTAAAGATATTTCCATCTATAAAAAGTTTTTTGCATGGTGAAAGTATAATTATACCCCTAATAAAACCTCAATTTGAAGCCTCTCCTAAGGAAGTAAGCAGAGGAGGAATAGTAAAAAATATTGACGTACATATAAAAATATTAGAGAATATTAAAGAAACTTTAAAAGAGCAAGGTTTTTACATGCAAAAATTAACTTATTATTTGAGCAAAGAAGGTAAAGGAAATATTGAGTATCCCTCATTATTTACTTTAAAACCAGAGCGAGAAATAGAAGAAGTTGAGATAGAAAAAGTAGTTCAGGAGGCATTTTCAAATTGGAAATTAAGCTCCAAAAAATAGGAGTTTTTTATAATCCCAAAAAAAGAGAGGCAAAAAAGGGAATAGATATATTAAAGGATTGGGCTGAAAGAAGAGGAATAGAGGTTATTCCAGAGGGGTCTAATGTGGATCTTGGAGTAGCAATTGGAGGAGATGGAACTGTTCTTTATACTCTTCAAAAGCTTTCCATATATAACATACCTGTAGTCGGTATTAATACAGGAAGACTCGGATTCTTGACTACTGTGGAGTTTAAGGATATTGATGTACTTCTTGATTCCATAGAAAAGGGGAATTTTTTTATTGAAAAGCATCCAGTGATAAAGCTTACTATTGATCAAAATGTATTTTATGCATTCAATGAGGTGGTTTTTTTAAAATCAGAAAATACCCCTCTAATTTCTATAAATTTTATCTTTAACAATGGTTCCATATTAACTCCCCCGGCGGATGGAGTAATTGTAGCCACTTCAGCAGGATCTACCGCTTATGCTCTTTCGGCTGGTGGTGCAATTATTTTCCCTGAGTTAGAAGTTACAGAGGTGATTCCTATATGTGCTCATTCTTTATCTTCAAGGCCGTTGGTTTTAGATCTGAATAATATTAATATACAAGTAAAATTTCAGAGGAAGTCAACCCAAGTTGAGATATGGATTGATGGTAAGGAAATTGATATTGTAAGTAATAAGAATGAAATTACCATTAGTAAAGCAGATTTTTATGGAAGATTAATTTTCCTGCCTGGATGGGATTTTGTAAATAGACTTAAAAAGAAACTACATTGGAGGTAGAGAAGAATGTTATTAGCGTTAAGAGTAAAAGATTTTGCAATCATAGATGAGATTACCTTGGATTTTCATGATGGTCTGAATGTTATAACGGGTGAGACAGGTGCTGGAAAATCTCTTTTGGTAGATGCTCTTGCTTTTCTTTTAGGAGAGAGAGCCTCGACGGATATTATTAGGTCAGGAAGTAATAGGAGTGTAGTTGAAGCCATGTTTACCATGAATGAAGAGGTAGAAAGATTACTTGATGAATGGGAAATTCCAAAAGAAAAAGATGGTACTCTTTTAGTTTCTAGAGAGCTAAATAAGAGTGGAAGAAGCAAATGTAGAGTTAATGGTGAACTTGTTACAGTAGGAATGTTGGAAAGACTTCTTTCAAATATTGTTGAAATTCATGGACAACATGAACATCAGAAAATACTTCATAGGGATTTTCAACTTGAGGTTTTTGATAGGCTTGGTGGAGAAGAATTATTAGATCAAAAGAATAAGGTGAAGGAGTTATTTCTGAAGCTGAGAAATCTCTATTCTGAAAGGGACGAGATATATGGTAAGGAAAAAGAAAGACAACAAAGGATTGATCTTTTATCTTTTCAGATAGAGGAAATTGAGAAAGCAAATTTAAGAATAGGTGAAGAAGAAGAATTATTAGAGGAAAGACAGAAATTGCAAAATTACGAAAAAGTAAGAGTAGGCATAGAAGAAGCTATTAAGTTTTTATATGAAAATCCAGAGGGGATGTCAGCTTTTGAACAATTAGGAGAAGGTTTAGATATTATTAGATCTCTTTCCTCTATGGATGAAAATGTGGGAAATATTGTTAGTCTACTTGAAAATGCAAAGGTTTACCTTGGAGAGGCGGTGGACAATCTCATTAGATATAAAGATAGTATGAGTTTTGAGCCATCCACAATTGAGGAAATTGAAGAGAGACTATATCGAATCTCACAACTCAAGAGAAAATATGGGAAAAATATTGAGGAGATATTGAATTATAAAGAAAAAGCAAAAGAAGAACTTGATATGCTCTCTAATATGGAGGCGCGATTGGAAAATATTGAAGCTGAAATAAGTGCTGTTGAAGAGAAACTTCTCTATGAAAGCGAAAAACTCTCTGAGATGAGAAGGAATATGGTAGAAGATTTTGTTAAGAGAGTGGAAGAAGAGCTTTCCGAGCTTGGAATGGAACATGCAAAATTTGCTGTTGAATTTATGGAGCCGTCTTCGGGATTGAATATAAATGGAGTAAAAATAAGTGAAAAAGGTAGGGAAGTGATAGAGTTTATGTTGTCTTCCAATCCTGGAGAGTTATTTAAGCCATTAAGGCACGTAGCATCTGGAGGAGAATTATCCAGGGTCATGTTGGCTTTGAAGACTATTTTGAATGAGGTGGATAACACTCCTGTGCTTGTTTTTGATGAAATTGATGCTGGAATAGGGGGAGAGACTGCTTATCTTCTTGCACAAAAGTTGTGGAATATATCAAAAAAGAGACAAATTTTCTGTGTGACCCATCTGCCTCAGATAGCTGCTTGGGCAGATTATCATTTCCATGTAGAAAAAAAGGTAGTGAATGATCAGACTCGAATTAGAGTTTCCATGCTTGAGGATAAATCAAGAATTCTTGAACTTTCAAGGATGCTTGGCGGAAGTATAGTTTCTGATGTTAGTCAACAGCATGCAAAGGAATTATTAGTTAAAGCATCAGAACTTAAGAGTAGAGGAGCTTTAAATGATAGAGGAGGTGAAAATTGAATTGGAAGAAAAAATAATAGAAGAGAGTGAAAAATATAAAGGAAGGATAATTACAGTTAAGGAGTACAGAGTTGTACTTATAAACGGGAAAGAGACTAAGAGAGAAGTAGTGCATCATCCTGGAGCTGTGGCAATTTTGCCAATTTTAGAAGATGGATCTTTATTTTTTGTGAAGCAATATCGCTTACCAGCAAAAAAAATTCTTCTTGAGATTCCGGCTGGAAAATTAGATCAAGGAGAAAATCCTGAGGAATGTGCTTATCGGGAATTGGAAGAGGAGATAGGTTATGTTCCTGGAAATTTAAGGCTTATTCATACCTTTTATCCATCTCCAGGAATAAGCAATGAGATTTTATATCTTTTTGAGGCAACCAACTTAAGAAAAACAAAGAATAACCCTGACGAAGACGAGTTTTTAGAGGTTATAACTTTAAATAAAGAAGAGGTTAAAAGGTATCTTTTTGAAAATAGGTTTGAAGACTCTAAAACCTTAATTGGAGTTTATTATTATTTATACTCAAGGGGGAGTTAAATTATGATAATTGGAATTCCTAAGGAAATTAAACCTGAAGAGAATAGGGTAGCTATTGTTCCTGGAGGAGTGGAGACTTTAGTTAAAAGAGGGCATAAAGTTCTTATAGAAAAAGGAGCAGGATTTGGAAGTGGTTTTTCAGACGAGGAATTTGCTAAAGCCGGAGCTGTGATTGTGGAAAGACATGAAGATGTTTTTTATGAGGCAGAACTCATATTGAAAGTTAAGGAGCCATTACCTGAAGAGTACAATCTTCTTTCTGAAGGCAAAATTCTTTTTACTTACTTGCATCTTGCAGCGTCACAAGATTTAACTATGAACCTTTTAAAAAGAAAAATTATTGGTATAGCTTATGAGACTGTTCAAACTGACGATGGTTTTTTACCTCTTTTAGCTCCCATGAGTGAAATAGCTGGGAGGATGGCTCCTCAAGAGGGTGCTAAGTATTTAGAAAAAACCTTTGGAGGAAGAGGAATTTTACTTGGAGGAGTTCCTGGAGTTCCTCCAGCAAATGTGGTGATAATTGGAGCTGGAAATGTAGGATTTAATTCAGCAAGAATTGCTTATGGAATGGGTGCTTCAGTTACAGTTCTTGATATAAATCCCAGGAAATTACGATTTATTGATGATTACTTTCAGGGTAAAGTTATAACTATGTTTGCTGACGAATACAATGTAAGAATGGCTATTGAATATGCTGATCTTGTTATTGGAGCAGTTTTGGTTCCAGGTGCAAAGGCCCCTAAGATTATTACAAGAGAGCTTCTTAAAAACATGAAAAAGGGTTCGGTACTTGTGGATGTGGCTATAGATCAGGGTGGTTGTGCGGAGACTTCTCGTCCTACCACTCACAGAGATCCCATATATGAGGAGGAAGGAGTAATACATTATACCGTAGCAAATATGCCTGGTGCTGTACCAAGAACTTCTACAAGAGCTTTGACTTTAAATACCTTGCCTTATGTGATAGAAATTGCGGATAAAGGATGGAAAAGAGCAGTAATGGAGAATAGAAGTTTATCAAGGGGAGTTAATATAGCATATGGAAAGATAACTCATGAAGAAGTAGCAAAGGCTTTTGATCTCCCATATGTACCTTTAGAAGAGGTTATTAAAGGGGGAGCCTAATCATGGGCTCCCTTATGTTTTGTTTTTTAGTTGGTTTATTATTTCTTCTATATTATTTTTGTTAAAAATATAAATTTTACCACAGAATTCACACTTAACCTCAATAGATTTTTCCTTTTCAATTAGTTCTTCTAATTCTTTAATCCCCAATGCTATAAGAGTATTTTCTGCCCTCTCTCTATTACATCTACAGGAATATTTTAAGTACTCCCTTGAGAATTGTTCATAGTCAATATCTTTGAAAATTTTACTCATTATTTCCTCAGGGGTTTTACCTTCAAGAATCATTTTGCTTGGAGGATCAAGATTTTTAATATTACTTTCCAGAATATCAACCATATCATTATCAGCATTTTCTATTATTTGAACAATATATCCTCCTGCAGAAATTACTCTGCCATCTTTGTTTACGTATACTCCAGCAGCTACTGCCGAAGGCAATTGCTCTGAATAGGTAAAATAATAAGCTAAATCCTTGGCTATACCCCCAGAAATAAGAGGTACAACTCCTCTATAAGGCTCTTTTAAACCTAAATCTCTTATTACACTAAGAGTTCCATCTTTACCAACAGCTGATGGCACATCTAATTTTCCATCAGGAGTTGGCGGTAAATCAATATATGCTCTTTTGATAAACCCTCTTACGTTTCCTTTAGGATCTGCTTCTGCAAAAATATTTCCCAAAGGACCATTTCCAGTTATCTGTAAACTTATTCTTTCCTCGTCTTTTTTAAGCATTTTTCCCATGATTGCAGCAAGGGTAAGGGTTCTGCCAAGGGCTGCAATAGCTGTAGGAGAAGCTTTATGGATTTTTCTTGCTTGTTCCACAAGATCAGTTGTTCTTGCTACATATGCTACAATTCTTTTGTCCATTGAGATTCCTCTTATTAAATAATCCATTTTTTCACCTCCATTTAGATATTATACTTGACTTTTTAAAAGTTTTGTTCTTATACTTTTAAAAATTATGCAGTCAGGAGGCAAAAATATGCGGAAAGGTATAATTATAAGTTTTTTGTTTTTTCTTTTGGTGCTATATCCTGTTTTAGGGGCTGGTGCTGTTGAGAGGATTAAAAAAGTAGGAGTATTAAAGGTAGGAAGCGATGTGGCATATGCTCCCTTTGAATTTATGGAGGGTGATAAACCTGTAGGTTTTGATATTGATATTGCTCAGGAAATTGCAAAAGCTCTTGGGGTTAAATTACAGGTTATAAATACATCTTTTGATGGTATAATTGCAGCCCTAAAGGCTAAAAAGTTTGACATCATAATTTCTGCCATGACTATAACCGAAGAAAGAAAAAAAGAAATTGATTTTTCCATTCCTTATTATGATTCGGGACAGATTATTGTGGTGAGAAGTGAAAATAAAGATATTAAGTCGGAAAAAGATTTAAAGGATAAAGTAGTTGGGGTACAACTTGGAACAACCGGAGAACTTACTGCAAAGAAATTAAAAGATCAGATAGGGATAAAAGAGATTAGAAGTTATGAAACTATTCCTGAAGCCTTTATGGATCTTGAGTTAGGAAGATTGGATGCGGTTATTAACGATCTGCCAGTTTCTCTTTATTATTCTAAGAATAATCCAAAACTAAAATGTGTTGGAAAGCCTTTTACTATAGAGCAATATGGGATAGCAGTGAGAAAGGAAGATAAAGATCTTTTAAAGAAAATAAATGAGATATTGATTAATCTAAAGAAAACTGGTAAATATAATCAGATATACAAAAAGTGGTTTGGTGTAGAACCACCTAAGTAATAAGAGGTGAGAAGTTGGATTTTAATATAAATATATTTATCGAAAGTATACCTTATTTACTGAAAGGCGCAGTGGTTACATTGCGCCTTTCAGTAATTTCGGTAGCTTTTGGGATAATTCTTGGCTTATTTTTAGGACTTGCTCGTATATCCAAAAACTACCTATTAAGAATTCCCTCTACCATATATGTAGAAGTAATAAGAGGCACTCCTCTCTTAATGCAACTTCTGATCATCTATTATGCTCTGCCTTCTTTTGGAATAAATTTAGGGGCTATAACTGCTGCAATTGTAGGTTTATCTTTAAATAGTGCTGCATACACTGGAGAAATATTTAGGAGTGGAATACAGTCTATTGATAAAGGGCAAATGGAAGCTGCAAGATCTCTTGGCATGACCTATTTTCAAGCTATGAGATATATAATTCTTCCTCAAGCCTTTAGAAGGATTCTTCCACCTTTAACTAACGAGTTTGTCTCTATGTTAAAGGAAAGCTCTTTAGCCTCTACTCTTGCAGTTACAGAGCTTCTTAGAGCAGGAAGGGAGATCGTGGCTTGGAAGGCAAATGTATTTAGTCCATTTTTAGGAGTAACGTTAATATATTTATTAATGACCTTACCTTTAACAAGACTTTCAGTATGGTTAGAAAAGAGGTTGAAGACAGGTGATTAAAGTAGTTAATTTACACAAGAAATTTAAACATCTTCATGTTTTAAAAGGAATAAATTTAGAGGTTAAAAAAGGTGAAGTACTTGTGATCATAGGTCCCAGTGGAGGAGGAAAAAGTACTCTTCTTCGGTGTATAAATAGACTGGAAGAGCCTACTGAAGGAGAGATTTACATTGATGGGATAAAAATAACTGATTCTTCCGTAGATATAAATAAGGTTAGGCAAAAAGTTGGTATGGTTTTTCAACTTTTTTATCTTTTCCCACATCTTACGGTACTTGACAATATAACTCTTGCTCCTATAAAGGTTAAGAAAATGGATCCTAAAATTGCTACAGAAAAAGCATATGAACTTTTAAAAAGAGTTGGTCTTGTAGACAAAGCAAAGAGTTATCCATCTCAACTTTCAGGGGGACAACAACAGAGAATTGCTATAGCAAGAGCTCTTGCCATGGAACCAGAAGTAATGCTGTTTGATGAGCCTACCTCCTCTATAGATCCCGAAATGACAAAAGAGGTTTTAGATGTTATGAGAGAACTTGCCCACGAAGGTATGACCATGATAATTGCAACTCATGAGATGGGGTTTGCTAAAGAGGTAGCAAATAGGGTGATCTTTTTGGATCAAGGGAGAATTGTTGAAGAAGGTACTCCTAAGGAGATTTTTGAACACCCAAAAGAGGAAAGAACCATTGAGTTTTTAAGTAAGATACTTTCGGTTTGACAAGATAAATCTTTTTTGATAAATTAACCTTTAAATTTACCTCAATGGGGAGAGGATTAAAAGAAAGAGAGGTGATTAATTTCTTTGATTTCTCCATCGACAAAGTTATATGGACTTATAGGTTACCCATTAGGGCATTCCATATCTTTTTACATTCACAATGCCGCTTTTAGGGCATTATCTATTGATGCTTTATACTTAAACATCCCTATTGAACCAGAATTTTTCTCCAAAGCAATTTTAGGAATTAAATACCTTCCTATTTATGGCTTAAATGTTACTATACCTCATAAAGAAAGTATAATAGAGTTTTTGGATGAAATATCAGAGATTTCTAATATTCTTGGAGCAGTAAACACAGTTTATAGGGAAAACCATAAATGGAAAGGGGACAATACTGATTTTGGCGGATTTTTAAAGACTCTTGAGGATTTAAATCTAAGTAGTGATTTTTCTTGTTTAATTTTAGGAGCAGGAGGCGCAGCAAGGGCAGTAATTTATGCTGTACTTGAATATGGATTTAAAGAGGTTTATTTAACTAACAGAACTTACGAAAGAGCAGAAAAAATTGCTGTCGAGGTAAAGAAAAACAAGAATTTTGAAATAAAAGTTATACCTTGGGAGGATAGGGAAAAAATTAGTGAAAAAGTAATTTTGATAAATACCACTTCTATTGGTCTTGATGGAAAAGAAACTCCATGGAATGGAGACTTTAAAAAATTAGTTTTTGTATATGACATCATATACAATCCCAAAGAGACTCCTTTATTAAAACTCGCAAAAGAAAATAATGTGCCTTACAAAAATGGACTTGATATGCTCATATATCAAGCATGTCTTTCTTGGGAAAAATGGTTTGGTTTTGTGGGACCCTTTGAGGTAATGAAAAGGGAGGCTGAAAAGTTATTATGAGATTTTTGACCTCTGGAGAATCCCATGGAAAGGCTCTTATGGCGATTTTAGAGGGGGTACCTGCAGGTCTTCATATAACATCGGAGTATATAAATAAAGAGTTGAGAAGAAGGCAGATAGGATATGGACGTGGTAAGAGAATGGAAATAGAAAGAGACGAAGTAGAAATAATTTCTGGAGTAAGGGGAGGATACACTCTTGGAACTCCCATTGGAATTGTTATAAAAAATAGGGATTGGGAGAATTGGAAGAATGTAATGGACCCTGAAGAAATTTTGGAAGAAAAAATGGTTACAAAGCCAAGGTCTGGTCATGCGGATTTTGCTGGAGCAATTAAGTATCACTTTGAAGACATAAGAAATGTTCTTGAGAGAGCCAGTGCAAGAGAAACAGCGGCAAGAGTTGCAGTAGGCGCTATTGCTAAGGCTTTTCTTTCCGAGTTTGGTATTGAGATTATAAGCTTCGTAGAAGCCATAGATAGTATTGAAAACAGATTTGATATTAACAATTTTGAATGGGATGTTCTAAAGAGGAAAGCAGAAAAATCAGATTTGAGGATGATTGATGAAGAAAAGGAAAGACAGGCAAAAGAATTAATAGATAAAGCTAAGGAAGAAGGAGATACCCTTGGGGGAAGGTTTGTTCTTCTTGCAAGAGGAGTACCTATTGGGCTTGGAAGTCATGTTCATTGGGACAAAAGACTTGATGCTCTTATCTCTCATGCCATTATGAGTATACCCTCGGTTAAGGGGGTGGAGATTGGAGAAGCCCTTTATGCGAGCTTAAATAAGGGTTCAAAAGTTCATGACGAGTTTTATTTTGGAGAAAATAGACTTAGAAAGACAAATTATGCTGGTGGGATTGAGGGTGGAATTTCGAACGGTGAGATTATTATGGTTAGGGCCTTTGTTAAACCTATACCTACTTTGAGAAGACCTCTTAAAACTTTTGATATCAAAGAAAAGAAGATTACTGATGGATATTATGAGAGAAGTGATGTTTGTGTAGTGCCTGCTGCTGGGGT from Dictyoglomus turgidum DSM 6724 includes:
- the recN gene encoding DNA repair protein RecN, translated to MLLALRVKDFAIIDEITLDFHDGLNVITGETGAGKSLLVDALAFLLGERASTDIIRSGSNRSVVEAMFTMNEEVERLLDEWEIPKEKDGTLLVSRELNKSGRSKCRVNGELVTVGMLERLLSNIVEIHGQHEHQKILHRDFQLEVFDRLGGEELLDQKNKVKELFLKLRNLYSERDEIYGKEKERQQRIDLLSFQIEEIEKANLRIGEEEELLEERQKLQNYEKVRVGIEEAIKFLYENPEGMSAFEQLGEGLDIIRSLSSMDENVGNIVSLLENAKVYLGEAVDNLIRYKDSMSFEPSTIEEIEERLYRISQLKRKYGKNIEEILNYKEKAKEELDMLSNMEARLENIEAEISAVEEKLLYESEKLSEMRRNMVEDFVKRVEEELSELGMEHAKFAVEFMEPSSGLNINGVKISEKGREVIEFMLSSNPGELFKPLRHVASGGELSRVMLALKTILNEVDNTPVLVFDEIDAGIGGETAYLLAQKLWNISKKRQIFCVTHLPQIAAWADYHFHVEKKVVNDQTRIRVSMLEDKSRILELSRMLGGSIVSDVSQQHAKELLVKASELKSRGALNDRGGEN
- a CDS encoding TlyA family rRNA (cytidine-2'-O)-methyltransferase — its product is MKEKERLDVLLVKRGFFESREKARAAVIAGIVKVNGNVVIKPDLKIPIDSLIEIKENIPYVSKGGFKLKKAIDTFEVDVKGKIAVDIGASTGGFTDCLLQEGALRVYAVDVGKGQLHEKLRRDSRVILKEGINARYLKEGDIPEKVDIVTIDVSFISVLKIFPSIKSFLHGESIIIPLIKPQFEASPKEVSRGGIVKNIDVHIKILENIKETLKEQGFYMQKLTYYLSKEGKGNIEYPSLFTLKPEREIEEVEIEKVVQEAFSNWKLSSKK
- a CDS encoding NAD(+)/NADH kinase, producing MEIKLQKIGVFYNPKKREAKKGIDILKDWAERRGIEVIPEGSNVDLGVAIGGDGTVLYTLQKLSIYNIPVVGINTGRLGFLTTVEFKDIDVLLDSIEKGNFFIEKHPVIKLTIDQNVFYAFNEVVFLKSENTPLISINFIFNNGSILTPPADGVIVATSAGSTAYALSAGGAIIFPELEVTEVIPICAHSLSSRPLVLDLNNINIQVKFQRKSTQVEIWIDGKEIDIVSNKNEITISKADFYGRLIFLPGWDFVNRLKKKLHWR
- the ald gene encoding alanine dehydrogenase, with amino-acid sequence MIIGIPKEIKPEENRVAIVPGGVETLVKRGHKVLIEKGAGFGSGFSDEEFAKAGAVIVERHEDVFYEAELILKVKEPLPEEYNLLSEGKILFTYLHLAASQDLTMNLLKRKIIGIAYETVQTDDGFLPLLAPMSEIAGRMAPQEGAKYLEKTFGGRGILLGGVPGVPPANVVIIGAGNVGFNSARIAYGMGASVTVLDINPRKLRFIDDYFQGKVITMFADEYNVRMAIEYADLVIGAVLVPGAKAPKIITRELLKNMKKGSVLVDVAIDQGGCAETSRPTTHRDPIYEEEGVIHYTVANMPGAVPRTSTRALTLNTLPYVIEIADKGWKRAVMENRSLSRGVNIAYGKITHEEVAKAFDLPYVPLEEVIKGGA
- the aroE gene encoding shikimate dehydrogenase, whose amino-acid sequence is MISPSTKLYGLIGYPLGHSISFYIHNAAFRALSIDALYLNIPIEPEFFSKAILGIKYLPIYGLNVTIPHKESIIEFLDEISEISNILGAVNTVYRENHKWKGDNTDFGGFLKTLEDLNLSSDFSCLILGAGGAARAVIYAVLEYGFKEVYLTNRTYERAEKIAVEVKKNKNFEIKVIPWEDREKISEKVILINTTSIGLDGKETPWNGDFKKLVFVYDIIYNPKETPLLKLAKENNVPYKNGLDMLIYQACLSWEKWFGFVGPFEVMKREAEKLL
- a CDS encoding basic amino acid ABC transporter substrate-binding protein, yielding MRKGIIISFLFFLLVLYPVLGAGAVERIKKVGVLKVGSDVAYAPFEFMEGDKPVGFDIDIAQEIAKALGVKLQVINTSFDGIIAALKAKKFDIIISAMTITEERKKEIDFSIPYYDSGQIIVVRSENKDIKSEKDLKDKVVGVQLGTTGELTAKKLKDQIGIKEIRSYETIPEAFMDLELGRLDAVINDLPVSLYYSKNNPKLKCVGKPFTIEQYGIAVRKEDKDLLKKINEILINLKKTGKYNQIYKKWFGVEPPK
- a CDS encoding NUDIX hydrolase, translated to MEEKIIEESEKYKGRIITVKEYRVVLINGKETKREVVHHPGAVAILPILEDGSLFFVKQYRLPAKKILLEIPAGKLDQGENPEECAYRELEEEIGYVPGNLRLIHTFYPSPGISNEILYLFEATNLRKTKNNPDEDEFLEVITLNKEEVKRYLFENRFEDSKTLIGVYYYLYSRGS
- a CDS encoding amino acid ABC transporter ATP-binding protein, producing MIKVVNLHKKFKHLHVLKGINLEVKKGEVLVIIGPSGGGKSTLLRCINRLEEPTEGEIYIDGIKITDSSVDINKVRQKVGMVFQLFYLFPHLTVLDNITLAPIKVKKMDPKIATEKAYELLKRVGLVDKAKSYPSQLSGGQQQRIAIARALAMEPEVMLFDEPTSSIDPEMTKEVLDVMRELAHEGMTMIIATHEMGFAKEVANRVIFLDQGRIVEEGTPKEIFEHPKEERTIEFLSKILSV
- the dxs gene encoding 1-deoxy-D-xylulose-5-phosphate synthase; the protein is MLLQKIESPKDLKKLSIEELKKLSSEIREIIINTVENNGGHLASNLGTVELTLALHYVFDAPKDKIIWDVGHQAYTHKLITGRAKDFHTLRQYGGISGYIAPWESEYDHFAVGHAGTSLSAALGFAKARDLKGEKYKVVAVIGDGALTSGMALEALNQIGYLNTDLIVILNDNEHSISPNVGAMALYLAKLRKHPLYRFFKQTTQNLLKNSSIGKGLLAFDLKLERSLKSLLLENPMFEYLGFKYFGPFDGHDIPLLISVFKGIKDNLSCPVLIHVTTKKGIGHKDAEATPSKFHSIGSKSEKEKKVPTYTEVFGKALVELGGMYPEVVAITAAMPEGTGLSYFAQRFPERFFDVGIAEQHAVTFAAGLAKNGLKPVVAIYSTFLQRSFDQIIHDVCLQKLPITFVLDRAGIVSDDGPTHQGIFDLSYLRLIPNMVIAAPKDESELRDLLYTAINYPGPFAIRYPKGKGVGVELKNRFEKIEIGKSEIVKQGRDVLILAIGSMVYPAVEAGNILRSEGIYPTVVNVRFLKPLDILTLEELILSHNTIITVEENVITGGLFGAIAELINILKINKKVIPIGLPDKFIEQGNVQLLRDIYGLNEYKIAEKIISVLEDIKV
- a CDS encoding amino acid ABC transporter permease — its product is MDFNINIFIESIPYLLKGAVVTLRLSVISVAFGIILGLFLGLARISKNYLLRIPSTIYVEVIRGTPLLMQLLIIYYALPSFGINLGAITAAIVGLSLNSAAYTGEIFRSGIQSIDKGQMEAARSLGMTYFQAMRYIILPQAFRRILPPLTNEFVSMLKESSLASTLAVTELLRAGREIVAWKANVFSPFLGVTLIYLLMTLPLTRLSVWLEKRLKTGD
- the hslO gene encoding Hsp33 family molecular chaperone HslO, yielding MDYLIRGISMDKRIVAYVARTTDLVEQARKIHKASPTAIAALGRTLTLAAIMGKMLKKDEERISLQITGNGPLGNIFAEADPKGNVRGFIKRAYIDLPPTPDGKLDVPSAVGKDGTLSVIRDLGLKEPYRGVVPLISGGIAKDLAYYFTYSEQLPSAVAAGVYVNKDGRVISAGGYIVQIIENADNDMVDILESNIKNLDPPSKMILEGKTPEEIMSKIFKDIDYEQFSREYLKYSCRCNRERAENTLIALGIKELEELIEKEKSIEVKCEFCGKIYIFNKNNIEEIINQLKNKT